The Pantanalinema sp. genome window below encodes:
- a CDS encoding UvrD-helicase domain-containing protein — MSLTPEQERAAHAPASVSVTAGAGTGKTHMLTARYRHHLEAHGLSPLEIVAVTFTKKAAAEMRSRIREMVATSMQATPDLVAELEAAPISTLHVLAARICREHPEAAEVPPDFAVLDELEGKLWREERIAELFTALPETILEAVPFSLLDPAIRAFLDDPWTAQRALRQDPGAWAGMAREARKEAAEALFADETWTQTVGSVRSLVGPEGDAIENTRRSALSGLESLESAHQAGTSLRQALEALQALPMRGGSKKNWGEEKFEAVKVALKALRELVGDALKAGLLTLELGEADRVLADLLPLLREAYALATAHMARAKREAKVLDFSDLELGALRALGQLEVVAYYAARWKAYLVDEFQDTNPVQAELLERLTGGAILTVVGDEKQAIYGFRRADVAVFRRFRARIVAEGGLHVSLTKSFRTHGELLAPLNRLFEPVLGELHQALVATRQEHPAGTPVVVAFSVATDKELHKGVDKSARQRSEAKRLARQLRELLDAGALVLDKPKCALRPIRPGDVAILARTWEPLEVYGEALAAEGIPFVHAGGGSLMDTREARDGWALLRFLASPEDDLALVAVLRSPFFALSDRALLGFAAALPAAGGYWQALKALENPSAEWGRARDILGPLLRTARAESASRALQEVDRYCGYTAVLANLPNPVRRLADWRAFLDFVRGLEGDGTDLFPLVRRLRRLLDAEVNVPRPSLEARDAVSLMTVHASKGLEWPLVVVPDLARSAPAGRDRVLLDAERGVALGLGKELEGSGDPALFTILKQEQLAREAAEARRVMYVAITRARDYLMLTSTDPRGGSMDFLSPGFAAAGLVVEAAPFEAEDALPPEPRLPPPPEPPESHLF; from the coding sequence ATGAGTCTCACGCCGGAACAGGAACGCGCCGCCCATGCCCCCGCCAGCGTGTCGGTGACGGCGGGGGCGGGCACGGGCAAGACCCACATGCTCACCGCGCGCTACCGTCATCACCTGGAAGCGCACGGCCTCTCGCCGCTCGAGATCGTGGCCGTCACCTTCACCAAGAAGGCCGCCGCCGAGATGCGATCGCGCATCCGGGAAATGGTCGCAACCTCGATGCAGGCCACCCCCGACCTGGTGGCGGAGCTCGAGGCCGCTCCCATCAGCACCCTGCACGTGCTCGCAGCGCGCATCTGCCGCGAGCACCCCGAGGCCGCCGAGGTCCCGCCCGACTTCGCTGTGCTCGATGAGCTGGAGGGCAAGCTGTGGCGAGAGGAGCGGATCGCCGAGCTGTTCACGGCGCTGCCCGAGACGATTCTCGAGGCGGTTCCCTTCTCGCTCCTGGACCCCGCCATCCGGGCGTTCCTCGACGATCCCTGGACCGCGCAGCGGGCACTGAGGCAGGATCCCGGCGCCTGGGCCGGCATGGCGCGCGAGGCGCGAAAGGAGGCCGCCGAGGCCCTGTTCGCGGATGAGACCTGGACGCAGACCGTCGGTTCGGTGCGCTCCCTTGTCGGTCCCGAGGGGGATGCGATCGAGAACACCAGGCGCTCGGCCCTTTCAGGCCTGGAATCGCTCGAGTCGGCGCACCAGGCGGGCACGAGCTTGCGTCAGGCGCTCGAGGCCCTTCAGGCCTTGCCGATGCGGGGCGGATCCAAGAAGAACTGGGGCGAAGAGAAATTCGAGGCCGTCAAGGTGGCCCTCAAGGCGCTGCGCGAACTCGTCGGGGATGCTCTGAAGGCCGGGCTCCTCACCCTCGAGCTGGGCGAGGCCGATCGCGTCTTGGCCGATCTCTTGCCTCTCCTGAGGGAGGCTTACGCCCTGGCCACGGCGCACATGGCCCGAGCCAAGCGAGAGGCCAAGGTGCTGGATTTCAGCGACCTGGAGCTCGGGGCCCTGCGCGCCCTCGGCCAGCTCGAGGTCGTGGCCTACTACGCCGCGCGCTGGAAGGCGTACTTGGTGGACGAATTCCAGGACACCAACCCGGTCCAGGCCGAGCTGCTCGAGCGCCTCACGGGAGGGGCGATCCTCACGGTGGTCGGCGACGAGAAGCAGGCCATCTACGGCTTCAGGCGGGCGGACGTGGCGGTCTTCCGGCGCTTTCGCGCTCGCATCGTGGCCGAAGGCGGCCTGCATGTCTCGTTGACTAAGAGCTTCCGCACTCACGGGGAACTGCTGGCCCCCCTCAATCGGCTTTTCGAGCCCGTCCTGGGCGAGCTGCACCAGGCGCTCGTCGCGACGCGGCAGGAGCATCCGGCAGGGACGCCCGTGGTGGTCGCTTTTTCCGTCGCAACGGACAAGGAGTTGCACAAGGGTGTGGACAAGTCGGCGCGTCAGCGATCCGAGGCGAAGCGCCTCGCGCGGCAGCTCAGGGAGCTGCTGGACGCGGGTGCCCTCGTCCTCGACAAGCCCAAGTGCGCGTTGCGCCCCATCCGGCCCGGGGACGTGGCCATCCTCGCGCGCACCTGGGAGCCGCTCGAGGTCTACGGCGAGGCGCTCGCCGCGGAGGGCATCCCGTTCGTGCATGCCGGGGGCGGAAGCCTGATGGATACCCGCGAGGCGAGGGACGGCTGGGCCTTGCTGCGCTTCTTGGCGAGTCCCGAGGACGACCTGGCCCTGGTCGCGGTGCTGCGCAGTCCCTTCTTCGCCCTGAGCGATCGCGCCCTGCTCGGCTTCGCCGCAGCCCTGCCCGCGGCCGGCGGCTACTGGCAGGCCCTGAAGGCGCTCGAGAACCCGTCCGCCGAGTGGGGCAGGGCGAGGGATATTCTCGGCCCCCTGCTCAGGACCGCACGCGCCGAGTCCGCGAGCCGGGCCCTGCAGGAGGTGGATCGGTACTGCGGCTACACGGCGGTGCTCGCGAACCTGCCCAATCCGGTGCGGCGCCTGGCGGACTGGCGAGCGTTCCTCGACTTCGTGCGGGGCCTGGAGGGCGACGGGACCGATCTCTTCCCCCTGGTGCGGCGCCTGCGCCGCTTGCTGGATGCCGAGGTGAACGTGCCACGCCCGTCCCTGGAGGCCCGGGATGCGGTCTCGCTCATGACCGTCCACGCCTCCAAGGGCCTGGAGTGGCCGCTGGTGGTGGTGCCTGACCTGGCGCGCTCGGCGCCTGCGGGGCGCGATCGCGTCCTGCTGGACGCCGAGCGGGGCGTGGCCCTGGGCCTGGGCAAGGAGCTGGAAGGAAGCGGCGATCCTGCCCTCTTCACCATCCTGAAGCAAGAGCAGCTCGCGCGCGAGGCGGCCGAGGCGAGGCGGGTGATGTACGTGGCGATCACCCGGGCGCGAGACTACCTCATGCTCACCTCCACCGATCCCAGGGGCGGCAGCATGGACTTCCTCTCCCCCGGATTCGCCGCAGCGGGGCTCGTCGTCGAGGCGGCACCCTTCGAGGCGGAGGATGCCCTGCCCCCGGAGCCTCGACTTCCGCCTCCGCCCGAGCCGCCTGAGAGCCACCTCTTCTGA
- a CDS encoding clostripain-related cysteine peptidase, with protein MFKKSALLLSLATSLMVTGCGVMPAGLFGGGAGDMNAQGTKGSKAGASDWTVFVYIAGDNNLSPFAAKDLNEMEAGLTSERVKVVALVDQDREGDSRIVEIKNDPKGVNSTLVSPVIDDGGAVIPKASKEVDTGSSATLEKFINWGTKNYPSKRSMLVMWNHGGGAFASPNHLKSFCWDDQSGNNLNLVDLWRATQKVSSKAKFDVIGFDTCLLGHAETAYQLRDVADFLVSSEKVEPGDGWDYQSLTSALSKTPGMYPREFSSKIVETYSAWYKKANQESTLSSIDLQKLKDRVVPGVNALATDLQAGLSTPAFKAALAGVVNKAANLSATGSGEEDAIDLGLFCNLIQESSLPATTKALAKEVNTQLTRSVVLSMTNRLPGGAFTGLKIYFGLETYNAAYSDGSHQIFGTTQWAKFLQSYLKK; from the coding sequence ATGTTCAAGAAATCCGCCCTGCTTCTCAGCCTTGCCACTTCGCTCATGGTGACCGGTTGCGGCGTGATGCCCGCGGGGCTGTTCGGCGGCGGCGCCGGGGACATGAACGCCCAGGGCACCAAGGGCTCCAAGGCGGGCGCCTCGGACTGGACGGTCTTCGTCTACATCGCGGGTGACAACAACCTCTCGCCCTTCGCCGCCAAGGACCTCAACGAGATGGAAGCCGGCCTGACCTCCGAGCGCGTGAAGGTCGTGGCCCTCGTCGACCAGGACCGCGAAGGCGACTCGCGCATCGTCGAGATCAAGAACGACCCCAAGGGCGTGAACAGCACCCTCGTCTCGCCCGTCATCGACGACGGCGGCGCGGTCATCCCCAAGGCCTCCAAGGAAGTCGACACCGGCTCGTCGGCGACCCTCGAGAAGTTCATCAACTGGGGCACCAAGAACTATCCCTCCAAGCGCTCGATGCTCGTCATGTGGAACCACGGCGGCGGCGCCTTCGCCTCGCCCAACCACCTCAAGTCCTTCTGCTGGGACGATCAGAGCGGCAACAACCTCAACCTGGTCGACCTGTGGCGCGCCACCCAGAAGGTGTCGAGCAAGGCCAAGTTCGACGTGATCGGCTTCGACACCTGCCTTCTGGGCCACGCCGAGACGGCCTATCAGCTGCGCGACGTGGCGGACTTCCTGGTCTCGTCCGAGAAGGTCGAGCCCGGCGACGGCTGGGACTACCAGTCCCTGACCTCGGCCCTCTCGAAGACCCCCGGCATGTACCCCCGCGAGTTCTCGAGCAAGATCGTCGAGACCTACAGCGCCTGGTACAAGAAGGCCAACCAGGAGTCGACCCTCTCGTCGATCGACCTCCAGAAGCTCAAGGATCGCGTCGTCCCCGGCGTCAACGCGCTGGCCACCGACCTGCAGGCCGGCCTTTCGACCCCCGCCTTCAAGGCCGCCCTCGCCGGCGTCGTCAACAAGGCCGCGAACCTCTCGGCCACCGGCAGCGGCGAAGAGGACGCCATCGACCTGGGCCTCTTCTGCAACCTGATCCAGGAGTCGAGCCTGCCCGCCACGACCAAGGCCCTCGCCAAGGAAGTGAACACCCAGCTGACGCGCTCGGTCGTCCTGAGCATGACCAACCGCCTGCCCGGCGGCGCCTTCACCGGCCTCAAGATCTACTTCGGCCTCGAGACCTACAACGCCGCCTACAGCGACGGTTCGCACCAGATCTTCGGCACCACCCAGTGGGCCAAGTTCCTGCAGAGCTACCTCAAGAAGTAA
- the lepA gene encoding translation elongation factor 4, whose protein sequence is MTVPTDRIRNFSIIAHIDHGKSTLADRLLEFTGTVASREMEEQLLDSMDIERERGITIKAQAVRLDYRANDGQDYVINLIDTPGHVDFTYEVSRSLAACEGAILVVDASQGVEAQTLANVYLALEHDLEIVPVLNKIDLPGAEPERVKKEIEDVIGLDASDAVLASAKAGIGIQDILEQIVAKIPAPKGDPAAPLQALIFDSYYDAYRGVVVFFRVFNGKLKVGDTIRMAATGAQITITELGVLRPKQTPVQELGIGEVGYLAGAIKNVQDARVGDTITLANNPAKEALPGYKQAVPMVFCGLYPTSAEDYPQLREALEKLTLNDASLQWEPESSTALGFGFRCGFLGLLHMEIIQERLEREYGLTLLATAPSVVYRITKIGGEVVMVDNPTNLPDPVKIEKMEEPYVKVSVIAPSDYVGAVMELAQGKRGVFINMEYLSTDRTQLTYEIPLAELVSDFFDQLKSRTKGYASMDYELVGYRESRLVKLDIQLAGEIVDALSAIIHKDRAQSVGRQLAEKLRELIPRQMFEVPIQATIGNKVVARETISAMRKNVLAKCYGGDISRKRKLLEKQKEGKKRMKQVGRVEIPQEAFMAVLKLGE, encoded by the coding sequence ATGACCGTCCCGACGGATCGCATCCGGAATTTCTCGATCATCGCCCACATCGACCACGGCAAGTCGACCCTGGCCGACCGGCTCCTGGAGTTCACGGGCACGGTCGCCTCCCGCGAGATGGAGGAGCAGTTGCTCGACTCGATGGACATCGAGCGCGAGCGCGGCATCACCATCAAGGCCCAGGCCGTGCGCCTCGACTACCGCGCGAACGACGGCCAGGACTACGTCATCAACCTGATCGACACCCCGGGCCACGTGGACTTCACCTACGAGGTCTCGCGCTCCTTGGCCGCCTGCGAGGGCGCGATCCTGGTGGTGGACGCCTCGCAGGGCGTCGAGGCCCAGACCCTCGCCAACGTCTACCTGGCCCTCGAGCACGACCTCGAGATCGTCCCGGTCCTCAACAAGATCGATCTGCCGGGTGCCGAGCCCGAGCGCGTCAAGAAGGAGATCGAGGACGTGATCGGCCTCGATGCTTCCGACGCGGTGCTCGCCTCGGCCAAGGCGGGCATCGGCATCCAGGACATCCTCGAGCAGATCGTCGCCAAGATCCCCGCGCCCAAGGGCGATCCGGCCGCTCCTTTGCAGGCGCTCATCTTCGACTCGTACTACGACGCCTACCGGGGCGTGGTCGTCTTCTTCCGCGTCTTCAACGGCAAGCTCAAGGTCGGCGACACCATCCGCATGGCGGCGACCGGCGCCCAGATCACCATCACCGAGCTGGGCGTCCTGCGCCCCAAGCAGACCCCGGTCCAGGAGCTCGGCATCGGCGAGGTCGGCTACCTGGCAGGCGCCATCAAGAACGTCCAGGACGCGCGGGTGGGCGACACCATCACCCTGGCGAACAACCCCGCCAAGGAGGCCCTGCCCGGCTACAAGCAGGCCGTGCCCATGGTCTTCTGCGGTCTCTACCCGACCAGCGCCGAGGACTACCCCCAGCTGCGCGAGGCCCTCGAGAAGCTGACCCTCAACGACGCCTCGCTTCAGTGGGAGCCCGAGAGCTCGACTGCGCTCGGCTTCGGCTTCCGCTGCGGCTTTTTGGGCCTGCTCCACATGGAGATCATCCAGGAGCGCCTCGAGCGCGAGTACGGCCTGACCCTGCTCGCCACGGCCCCCTCGGTCGTCTACCGGATCACCAAGATCGGCGGCGAGGTCGTCATGGTCGACAATCCCACCAACCTCCCCGATCCGGTCAAGATCGAGAAGATGGAGGAGCCCTACGTCAAGGTCTCCGTCATCGCCCCCTCCGACTACGTGGGCGCCGTGATGGAGTTAGCGCAAGGGAAGCGTGGGGTATTCATCAACATGGAATACCTCAGCACCGACCGGACCCAGTTGACCTACGAGATTCCGCTTGCGGAACTCGTTTCGGACTTCTTCGATCAGCTCAAGAGCAGGACCAAGGGCTATGCGTCCATGGACTACGAGCTGGTCGGCTACCGGGAGTCCAGGCTGGTCAAGCTGGACATCCAGCTGGCAGGTGAGATCGTCGACGCCCTCTCGGCCATCATCCACAAGGATCGCGCCCAGTCGGTCGGTCGACAGCTCGCCGAGAAGCTCCGGGAGTTGATCCCCCGGCAGATGTTCGAGGTCCCCATCCAGGCGACGATCGGCAACAAGGTCGTCGCCCGCGAGACGATCAGCGCCATGCGCAAGAACGTGCTCGCCAAGTGCTACGGGGGCGACATCTCCCGCAAGCGCAAGCTGCTCGAGAAGCAGAAGGAAGGCAAGAAGCGCATGAAGCAGGTCGGTCGCGTCGAAATTCCGCAGGAAGCCTTCATGGCCGTCCTGAAGCTCGGCGAGTAG
- a CDS encoding EF-hand domain-containing protein: MRHTKALSTLLAVSAALTLLAGCGMTPGASVTSQTEAVGFDALASKTLKEGFKQVHEAIFSKIDTNGDKYIDEYEAGPYFNLIKEFPKADKTKSGKTGNGKISRSEFLKYATAGGFLTGKDSPVAFLNRMRAFLATAFNRLDQREPGSGLFGKGDGYLSTEELSDKALAKLGLGFAYDKIHVRVTIPSFDPADISASDKTGDGKLSQAEFEDLYMTSVVKAINPNYVPGGNTPAPAPVDPAPAPAPAPADPNAPAPAPAVEWWGL; the protein is encoded by the coding sequence ATGCGTCACACCAAGGCCCTGTCCACTCTGCTTGCCGTCTCGGCTGCGCTGACCCTGCTTGCGGGCTGCGGCATGACCCCCGGCGCGAGCGTCACGTCGCAGACCGAGGCGGTCGGCTTCGATGCGCTCGCCTCCAAGACCCTCAAGGAAGGCTTCAAGCAGGTCCACGAGGCGATCTTCAGCAAGATCGACACCAACGGCGACAAGTACATCGACGAGTACGAGGCCGGCCCCTACTTCAACCTGATCAAGGAGTTCCCCAAGGCCGACAAGACCAAGAGCGGCAAGACCGGCAACGGCAAGATCTCGCGCAGCGAGTTCCTGAAGTACGCCACCGCCGGCGGCTTCCTGACGGGCAAGGATAGCCCGGTCGCGTTCCTGAACCGGATGCGCGCCTTCCTCGCCACGGCCTTCAACCGCCTCGACCAGCGTGAGCCCGGCAGCGGCCTGTTCGGCAAGGGCGACGGTTACCTCTCGACCGAGGAGCTCAGCGACAAGGCGCTCGCCAAGCTGGGCCTGGGCTTCGCCTACGACAAGATCCACGTCCGGGTGACGATCCCGAGCTTCGATCCCGCCGACATCTCGGCCTCGGACAAGACCGGCGACGGCAAGCTCAGCCAGGCCGAGTTCGAGGACCTGTACATGACCTCGGTGGTCAAGGCCATCAACCCCAACTACGTCCCCGGCGGCAACACCCCCGCCCCGGCCCCGGTCGATCCGGCCCCGGCCCCGGCCCCGGCGCCCGCCGACCCCAACGCCCCGGCGCCCGCTCCTGCCGTCGAGTGGTGGGGCCTCTAG
- a CDS encoding nitronate monooxygenase — MKLDDFRLTLGSKQYVPIVIGGMGVDISSADLALEAARLGGIGHISDALSAAVSDRRFKTTFLRDKAELYRDHREMEHKRDVQFDLSAVREATLRHVGGTMDAKRGDGAIFVNIMEKLTMNAPKATLKARLEASMDAGVDGITLSAGLHLGSLELVADHARFRDVQFGIIVSSARALNLFLKRAKRLDRMPDFVVVEGPLAGGHLGFGLDEWPRANLKDIVNEVMAFLAKEGLSIPVIPAGGIFTGTDAVEYLQAGAAAVQVATRFTVTRECGLPDSVKQVYLGAEEADVEVNTQSPTGYPMRMLKQSPAIGSNIKPNCETLGYLLDSEGRCSYLEAYNATPVDEKGRKQPVRERTCLCTHMNTFKVYTCGHYVYRLKETTVLEASGRYHVPSAEHVFRDYQYSEDHKIALPKLDGLVVPA; from the coding sequence TTGAAACTGGACGATTTCCGGCTCACGCTCGGCTCGAAGCAGTACGTTCCCATCGTCATCGGCGGGATGGGGGTCGACATCTCCTCGGCCGATCTGGCGCTCGAGGCGGCCCGCCTCGGGGGGATCGGCCACATCTCCGATGCGCTCTCCGCAGCGGTCTCGGATCGGCGCTTCAAGACCACCTTCCTGCGGGACAAGGCCGAGCTGTACCGGGATCACCGCGAGATGGAGCACAAGCGCGACGTCCAGTTCGACCTCTCGGCCGTGCGCGAGGCCACCCTGCGGCACGTCGGCGGCACCATGGACGCCAAGCGCGGCGATGGCGCCATCTTCGTCAACATCATGGAAAAGCTCACCATGAACGCCCCCAAGGCGACCCTCAAGGCGCGGCTGGAGGCCTCCATGGACGCCGGGGTGGACGGCATCACCCTGAGCGCCGGCCTGCACCTGGGCTCGCTCGAGCTGGTCGCCGATCACGCCCGCTTCCGCGACGTCCAGTTCGGGATCATCGTCTCGTCGGCCAGGGCGCTCAACCTCTTCCTCAAGCGCGCCAAGCGCCTGGATCGCATGCCGGACTTCGTGGTGGTGGAGGGCCCCCTGGCGGGCGGGCACCTGGGCTTCGGCCTTGACGAGTGGCCCCGCGCCAACCTCAAGGACATCGTCAACGAGGTCATGGCCTTCCTCGCCAAGGAGGGGCTCTCCATCCCGGTCATCCCCGCGGGGGGCATCTTCACGGGCACCGACGCCGTCGAGTACCTCCAGGCCGGGGCCGCGGCCGTCCAGGTGGCGACCCGCTTCACCGTCACCCGCGAGTGCGGCCTGCCCGATTCGGTCAAGCAGGTCTACCTGGGGGCCGAAGAGGCGGACGTGGAGGTCAACACCCAGTCGCCGACCGGCTATCCCATGCGGATGCTCAAGCAGTCGCCCGCCATCGGCTCCAACATCAAGCCCAACTGCGAGACCTTGGGCTACCTGCTCGACTCCGAGGGGCGCTGCAGCTACCTCGAGGCCTACAACGCGACGCCCGTCGACGAGAAGGGACGCAAGCAGCCCGTGCGGGAGCGCACCTGCCTCTGCACCCACATGAACACCTTCAAGGTCTACACCTGCGGCCACTACGTCTACCGCCTCAAGGAGACGACGGTCCTCGAGGCGTCGGGGCGCTACCACGTGCCGAGCGCCGAGCACGTCTTCAGGGACTACCAGTACAGCGAGGACCACAAGATCGCCCTGCCGAAGCTCGATGGCTTGGTCGTTCCCGCCTAA
- a CDS encoding pitrilysin family protein, translating into MNRHPLAALALALGTALTVPVMPAYALAAPAIKSTQTIAGPIQEYTLKNGMKVILKENHAAPVVTWVVTYKVGSRNEATGWTGSTHMLEHMLFKGTKNLGKGQISQLLQRNGADFNATTWTDRTNYFETYSSDKLEMGIRLEADRMRNSLILDSERQSEMTVVRNEMERGESSPVMNLYEAITAQAYQAHPYHHSTIGWRSDVEGVPTARLKEFYNTFYHPNNAVAVLVGDFKSADAIKLIEKYFGAIPAAKHIPPMYTAEEPQEGIRRFTLRKRGETNLVQTGWHIPSVNHKDIAALKVLETLMGSGRTSRLYQALVDKEITTDAWADCGLQRDPSLFRIGMTVRPGVKHEDAEQAMRAELEKLKTTPVELQELQKAKNQAEAGYIFQNNGTEGLAINLGEYEAMAGKWQRAFALLDEVKKVTPADIQRVAKTYLHDDNLTIGYYVATPDGPVRPQPKNAGSGKAVANNAPVKPLPLMDFEKRPVKEQKLTVPVRRVLSNGMTVLVLQNKNNPTVAIDGFVRTGGVHDPEGKEGLASLTASMLEEGTTKRDKLKIAGDLEFVGASVGFSGGTETTGISGSTLSKDLDRTLDVLAEEMMTPAFPESELAKLKANWITSIKQAEEQPATRAGRAFNHAIYQPGHPYYDLDPQQQIKAIESITPEDLRAFHAKHYGPNGVVLAVVGDVSADAVVAKLEQRFAAWPKVAVAAVSIPDGMPAKASKTIIPMMDQTNVAIVYGNPTTVRRMDPDYYAVRIANFVLGGSPLSARLGIKLRDEMGLTYDARSSIRPTFGPGPWTATVTVNPANVPTALDALKRELGKFVTKGVTADELAKAKTAFIGSSAVDLATNSGMAGSLSSIERYGLGLDFWGRYPKLIQGVTLQAVNQAARKIVKPDAAGLAIAGPYQGK; encoded by the coding sequence ATGAATCGACACCCCCTCGCCGCCCTGGCCCTGGCGCTCGGCACCGCCCTGACGGTGCCCGTCATGCCGGCCTACGCCCTGGCCGCTCCCGCCATCAAGAGCACCCAGACGATCGCGGGCCCGATCCAGGAGTACACCCTCAAGAACGGCATGAAGGTCATCCTCAAGGAGAACCACGCCGCGCCGGTCGTGACCTGGGTCGTCACCTACAAGGTCGGCTCGCGCAACGAGGCCACGGGCTGGACGGGCTCGACCCACATGCTCGAGCACATGCTGTTCAAGGGCACCAAGAACCTCGGCAAGGGCCAGATCTCGCAGCTCCTGCAGCGCAACGGGGCGGACTTCAACGCCACCACCTGGACGGACCGGACCAACTACTTCGAGACCTACTCGAGCGACAAGCTCGAGATGGGCATCCGGCTCGAGGCCGACCGCATGCGCAACTCCTTGATCCTCGACTCGGAGCGCCAGAGCGAGATGACGGTCGTGCGCAACGAGATGGAGCGCGGCGAGAGCAGCCCCGTCATGAACCTCTACGAGGCGATCACCGCCCAGGCCTACCAGGCCCACCCCTACCACCACTCGACCATCGGCTGGCGCAGCGACGTCGAGGGCGTCCCCACCGCGCGCCTCAAGGAGTTCTACAACACCTTCTACCACCCCAACAACGCGGTGGCGGTGCTGGTCGGCGACTTCAAGAGCGCGGACGCCATCAAGCTCATCGAGAAGTACTTCGGCGCCATCCCCGCCGCCAAGCACATCCCGCCCATGTACACCGCCGAGGAGCCCCAGGAGGGCATCCGCCGCTTCACCCTGCGCAAGCGCGGCGAGACCAACCTGGTCCAGACCGGCTGGCACATCCCCTCGGTCAACCACAAGGACATCGCCGCCCTCAAGGTCCTCGAGACCCTCATGGGCAGCGGCCGGACCTCGCGCCTCTACCAGGCCCTGGTCGACAAGGAGATCACCACCGACGCCTGGGCCGACTGCGGCCTCCAGCGCGATCCCTCCCTGTTCCGCATCGGCATGACCGTGCGCCCCGGCGTGAAGCACGAGGACGCCGAACAGGCCATGCGCGCCGAGCTCGAGAAGCTCAAGACCACCCCGGTCGAGCTCCAGGAGCTCCAGAAGGCCAAGAACCAGGCCGAGGCGGGCTACATCTTCCAGAACAACGGCACCGAGGGTCTCGCCATCAACCTCGGCGAGTACGAGGCCATGGCGGGCAAGTGGCAGCGGGCCTTCGCCCTCCTGGACGAGGTCAAGAAGGTCACCCCCGCCGACATTCAGCGCGTCGCCAAGACCTACCTCCACGACGACAACCTGACCATCGGGTACTACGTCGCCACCCCCGACGGCCCGGTGCGCCCCCAGCCCAAGAATGCCGGCAGCGGCAAGGCCGTCGCGAACAACGCCCCGGTCAAGCCCCTTCCCCTGATGGACTTCGAGAAGCGCCCGGTCAAGGAGCAGAAGCTCACCGTGCCGGTGCGGCGCGTCCTGTCGAACGGCATGACCGTCCTGGTGCTCCAGAACAAGAACAACCCCACCGTGGCCATCGACGGCTTCGTCCGCACCGGCGGGGTCCACGACCCCGAGGGCAAGGAGGGCCTCGCCTCTCTGACCGCCTCCATGCTGGAGGAAGGGACCACCAAGCGCGACAAGCTCAAAATCGCGGGTGACCTCGAGTTCGTCGGCGCGAGCGTCGGCTTCTCGGGCGGCACCGAGACCACCGGCATCAGCGGCTCGACCCTCTCCAAGGACCTGGACCGCACCCTCGACGTGCTCGCCGAGGAAATGATGACCCCCGCGTTCCCCGAGAGCGAGCTCGCCAAGCTCAAGGCCAACTGGATCACCTCGATCAAGCAGGCCGAGGAGCAGCCCGCCACCCGGGCCGGACGCGCCTTCAACCACGCGATCTACCAGCCGGGTCACCCCTACTACGACCTGGACCCCCAGCAGCAGATCAAGGCCATCGAGAGCATCACCCCCGAGGACCTCAGGGCCTTCCATGCCAAGCACTACGGCCCCAACGGCGTCGTGCTCGCGGTGGTGGGCGACGTGAGCGCCGACGCCGTGGTCGCGAAGCTCGAGCAGCGCTTCGCCGCCTGGCCCAAGGTCGCGGTCGCGGCCGTCTCCATCCCCGACGGCATGCCGGCCAAGGCCTCCAAGACCATCATCCCGATGATGGACCAGACCAACGTCGCCATCGTCTACGGCAACCCCACCACCGTCCGCCGGATGGACCCGGACTACTACGCCGTGCGCATCGCCAACTTCGTGCTCGGCGGCAGCCCCCTGTCGGCGCGCCTCGGCATCAAGCTGCGCGACGAGATGGGCCTGACCTACGACGCGCGCTCCAGCATCCGGCCCACCTTCGGCCCGGGCCCCTGGACCGCGACCGTCACGGTCAACCCCGCCAACGTCCCAACGGCCCTCGACGCCCTCAAGCGCGAGCTCGGCAAGTTCGTCACCAAGGGCGTCACCGCCGACGAGCTGGCCAAGGCCAAGACGGCCTTCATCGGCAGCAGCGCGGTGGACCTCGCGACCAACTCCGGGATGGCCGGCTCGCTCAGCTCGATCGAGCGCTACGGCCTGGGCCTCGACTTCTGGGGCCGCTACCCCAAGCTGATCCAGGGCGTCACCCTGCAAGCCGTCAACCAGGCCGCCAGGAAGATCGTCAAGCCCGACGCCGCGGGCCTCGCGATCGCGGGCCCCTACCAGGGCAAGTAA